From one Pontibacillus sp. HMF3514 genomic stretch:
- a CDS encoding DUF2971 domain-containing protein: MAFIYNRDEWSKRIRNRSDMSGYLIHLTKEYDGNTGMNNLIKILEDKTLYQSDPREGFIIGNQGAVCFQDVPVYGASQNSFYEQNLRELHTGMKVRYKPIGIAFRKEYVFNKGGRPVIYERKEKAKSFIPQEEWWRIVNFDLSNPDMIVDWTHEREWRHPGDFEFDLKEAFVLLTQHKTYGNFVNKVDQSIINGIGGITVLDPVLS; this comes from the coding sequence GTGGCATTTATTTATAATCGAGATGAATGGAGTAAAAGAATCAGAAATAGAAGTGATATGTCAGGATATTTAATTCACCTAACTAAGGAGTATGATGGCAACACTGGTATGAATAACTTAATTAAGATATTAGAAGATAAAACCTTATATCAAAGTGATCCAAGAGAAGGATTTATAATAGGGAATCAAGGTGCTGTTTGTTTTCAAGATGTTCCTGTATACGGGGCATCTCAAAATAGCTTTTATGAACAGAACTTAAGAGAGTTACATACTGGAATGAAAGTAAGGTATAAGCCTATAGGGATAGCATTTAGGAAAGAATATGTTTTTAATAAAGGTGGAAGACCGGTGATTTATGAAAGAAAAGAAAAGGCCAAGTCATTTATTCCACAAGAAGAGTGGTGGAGGATTGTTAATTTTGATTTATCAAACCCTGATATGATTGTAGATTGGACACACGAAAGAGAGTGGCGCCATCCGGGTGATTTTGAATTCGACTTAAAAGAAGCATTTGTATTATTAACGCAACACAAAACATATGGCAATTTTGTAAATAAAGTAGATCAGTCCATCATTAATGGAATAGGTGGAATAACAGTTTTAGATCCTGTATTAAGCTAA
- a CDS encoding HNH endonuclease — MVLSERQKKFIEYVNKENRKEIDVNDGEKMFKYIVLNLFQLYLLSTKESDKMQVAWNIHSIKPHLKDNIKIWHIIEDKDEYKCLLYKKQEQIESYAKKNQERRHQKRDDFALNDQEWEEVKRYFGYKCAYCGSESKLTYDHFHPFSKGGGFMKGNIIPCCRQCNSSKRDRIFNEWYPEQNTIYDESRKNKVLEYIKSNKQLTLL; from the coding sequence ATGGTATTATCGGAACGTCAAAAGAAGTTCATTGAATACGTGAATAAAGAAAACCGTAAAGAAATAGATGTTAATGATGGAGAAAAAATGTTTAAGTATATAGTTTTAAATTTATTCCAACTGTATCTCTTGTCAACTAAAGAAAGTGACAAAATGCAGGTAGCTTGGAACATACATTCAATCAAGCCACACCTAAAAGATAATATAAAAATTTGGCACATAATAGAAGACAAAGACGAATACAAATGCTTGTTATATAAAAAGCAGGAACAAATTGAAAGCTATGCTAAAAAAAATCAAGAACGAAGACATCAAAAACGTGATGATTTTGCTTTAAATGATCAGGAATGGGAAGAAGTAAAAAGGTACTTCGGTTATAAGTGTGCTTACTGTGGTTCAGAAAGTAAGTTAACCTATGATCACTTCCATCCATTTTCAAAAGGTGGAGGTTTTATGAAAGGTAACATTATCCCTTGTTGTCGCCAGTGTAACAGTAGTAAGCGAGATAGGATATTTAATGAATGGTACCCTGAACAAAACACAATATATGATGAATCAAGAAAAAATAAAGTTCTTGAATATATTAAATCAAATAAACAGTTAACACTTCTTTAA
- a CDS encoding TFIIB-type zinc ribbon-containing protein, whose amino-acid sequence MNEKISIPTDSEGYYSLECPYCGERFKSLGGDIDSEDTLELFCPSCGLVDESNSFVSQDVIEHAQTLAINHLKQQLNKTFKNTNRNMKGSGISFDFKEMKEEQPKELKEDEQLDQIELHCCEKTIKVHADQTRETIYCPFCGVN is encoded by the coding sequence GTGAATGAGAAAATCTCAATTCCTACTGATAGCGAAGGATATTACTCGTTAGAGTGTCCCTATTGTGGAGAGAGGTTCAAGTCTTTAGGGGGAGACATAGACTCTGAAGACACTTTAGAACTTTTCTGTCCATCTTGTGGTTTGGTTGACGAAAGCAATAGTTTTGTATCTCAAGACGTAATTGAACATGCTCAAACACTTGCAATAAATCATCTGAAACAACAATTGAACAAGACATTTAAAAACACCAATAGAAACATGAAAGGCTCTGGAATCAGCTTTGACTTCAAAGAAATGAAAGAGGAGCAGCCCAAAGAACTGAAAGAAGATGAACAGTTAGATCAGATTGAACTTCATTGTTGCGAAAAGACCATCAAGGTACATGCAGACCAAACAAGAGAAACAATCTATTGTCCATTTTGCGGGGTGAACTAA
- a CDS encoding S41 family peptidase produces the protein MNQQKISSKIGKECDETYRKVFNEIVDIMHNDYAGCEDKADWDQPDFYLGQIKDIDDNKFVDLVQEYLLDFKDLHTGFDYINKPKKDIGFTVRRFEDHLYITSIKKEERLKMGDKVIALDGKGISEIAKENEKQLRTDVHERQKWESVLSLFQKAEIETKQGDKRILELNTYDPTPYDPEYSVQQLQKDILYMKLTDFMNHDALNQLIRNNEDKISTYPYLIIDVRVNRGGSDLAYFELLPYVFDGEKVDIRNFSNETTLTNCTKRNVSIRLQMLQGALDSIEDKETRDQIYFMIEELESHRGEGFKVDPFVKTRNLNF, from the coding sequence ATGAACCAACAAAAAATTAGTAGTAAAATCGGTAAGGAATGTGATGAAACGTATAGAAAAGTGTTTAATGAAATCGTAGATATAATGCACAATGATTACGCAGGGTGTGAAGATAAGGCTGATTGGGACCAGCCTGACTTTTATTTAGGTCAAATAAAGGATATCGACGACAATAAATTTGTCGACCTTGTACAAGAATATCTGTTGGATTTCAAGGATCTACATACTGGGTTTGACTATATTAATAAACCAAAAAAAGATATTGGATTTACGGTTCGAAGATTTGAAGACCACCTTTATATCACTTCTATAAAAAAAGAGGAACGATTAAAGATGGGGGATAAAGTTATTGCTCTAGATGGAAAAGGTATCTCAGAAATTGCTAAGGAAAATGAAAAGCAGCTTAGAACTGATGTACATGAAAGGCAAAAGTGGGAATCTGTATTGTCTCTCTTTCAAAAAGCTGAAATCGAAACGAAACAAGGAGATAAACGAATCTTAGAACTAAATACATATGACCCTACCCCATATGACCCAGAGTATTCAGTTCAACAGTTACAGAAGGATATTCTATATATGAAGTTGACTGATTTTATGAATCATGATGCCCTTAATCAATTGATTCGTAATAATGAAGACAAAATATCAACATATCCGTACTTGATAATAGATGTCCGAGTAAACAGAGGGGGAAGCGATCTCGCTTATTTTGAATTATTACCTTATGTATTTGATGGAGAAAAAGTAGATATACGTAATTTTTCAAATGAAACAACTTTGACTAATTGTACAAAAAGAAATGTAAGTATACGACTTCAAATGCTTCAGGGGGCGTTGGATTCAATTGAGGATAAAGAAACTCGTGATCAAATTTATTTTATGATTGAGGAGTTAGAGTCTCATAGGGGAGAAGGGTTTAAGGTGGACCCTTTCGTCAAGACACGGAATTTGAATTTTTAA
- a CDS encoding PDZ domain-containing protein: protein MIKSKNVKRSIWIDSSLKKVWKALTEEKELLRWYTWDCEINFSEGGTGNYNHGWGAWTSGIFEEIVEFEKFVLRTGVHERTITTLTPEKSGVRVTIEYEVPSLENEPGIKENMAFGTYQFMTNLKSVLEKEEDLRPVFWKSWIGIQHTTSKLESTKELGSVVISVKEGTPAEQAGLEVGDIITTVNGEQIGTFDDLEYLLTTTEVNSYLSLTVERNESVKELRSMTVRYPVDYRTKVEW from the coding sequence ATGATTAAATCAAAAAACGTTAAGCGAAGCATTTGGATTGATAGCTCACTTAAGAAAGTATGGAAAGCTTTAACTGAAGAAAAAGAGTTATTACGCTGGTACACCTGGGACTGTGAGATTAATTTTAGTGAGGGTGGTACAGGAAATTATAACCATGGCTGGGGTGCTTGGACCTCTGGAATATTTGAAGAAATTGTTGAATTTGAAAAATTTGTTCTGCGTACGGGTGTACATGAAAGAACAATCACAACATTGACTCCTGAAAAAAGTGGAGTTCGTGTCACGATTGAATATGAAGTTCCAAGTTTGGAAAATGAACCAGGTATAAAAGAAAATATGGCATTTGGCACGTATCAATTTATGACAAATTTAAAGAGTGTTCTTGAGAAAGAGGAAGATTTAAGACCAGTGTTTTGGAAGTCATGGATTGGCATACAACATACTACTTCAAAATTAGAAAGCACGAAAGAACTAGGGTCTGTTGTTATTAGTGTTAAAGAAGGAACTCCTGCAGAACAAGCAGGGTTAGAAGTAGGTGATATTATTACTACTGTTAATGGCGAACAAATTGGAACATTTGACGATCTGGAATACTTATTAACGACCACAGAAGTTAATAGTTATTTATCACTTACCGTAGAACGAAATGAAAGTGTAAAGGAACTCCGCAGTATGACTGTACGGTATCCAGTAGATTACCGAACAAAAGTTGAGTGGTAA
- a CDS encoding HAD-IIIA family hydrolase codes for MVNTLLEVVKIRVAFFDRDGTIIEDYPDEKWSSITAPEFVSNSINTLQKVQEKGYKIIIITNQYLINEGYITLQQYEQINKLMIERLSSQGIKVLDVFYCPHRRDEGCNCIKPRTGMIYKAINKYSNIDINQSFMIGDSKADINLAINLNMKGFGIGVDATDPRIKKLDNLKDLISYI; via the coding sequence ATGGTTAACACACTGTTGGAGGTGGTTAAAATAAGAGTTGCTTTCTTTGATAGAGATGGCACAATAATTGAAGATTATCCTGACGAAAAATGGTCAAGTATAACTGCTCCCGAATTTGTTTCAAATTCTATTAACACATTACAAAAAGTACAAGAAAAAGGATATAAGATTATTATAATAACCAATCAATATTTAATTAATGAAGGTTACATAACATTGCAACAGTATGAGCAAATTAACAAGTTAATGATTGAAAGGTTATCTTCTCAGGGAATCAAGGTTCTCGATGTATTTTATTGCCCTCATAGAAGAGATGAAGGCTGTAATTGTATTAAACCTCGGACTGGCATGATTTATAAAGCAATTAACAAATACTCTAATATAGATATAAATCAATCCTTTATGATTGGTGATTCTAAAGCCGATATAAATTTAGCCATAAACCTGAATATGAAAGGTTTTGGAATAGGGGTAGATGCAACAGATCCAAGAATTAAAAAGCTTGATAATTTAAAAGACTTAATTAGTTACATATGA
- a CDS encoding IS110 family transposase has protein sequence MNPVVGLDVSKGESQVQAFLDKKKPYRKNFKVDHTRDGLTTLHEFLKHLKEVTGQDPAIVLEATGHYHAPVVQFLEEHNYLLIIVNPLVSFRAKSSNLRKVKTDAVDAYLLCELYYKEDLEPYKKRGVQLLNLRNLTRQHENITGNFIQTKLQFQAVLEQVFPEYKGVFGELYSFVSLRILKEYKSSEDILRTSEDRLANRIADLCTSRSEKWAYEKAQTLKAAAARNPFKKTLYQSHLLSMGMYIDMLLQFKEHLSKLDAEIDTLAKEIEEYKIIKSIPGIGEKIAATIISEIGEIDRFNHPKKLVAFAGVDPSVFESGRFTASNNRITKRGSSRLRHALYLAVCCAIRDKRKKKTTDEILPRNKKLREFYDKKRNEGKPFRVAVIACVNKLLHWIYALLKSRTNFQEIA, from the coding sequence ATGAATCCAGTCGTAGGTCTGGATGTATCTAAAGGGGAAAGTCAGGTCCAAGCATTCTTGGACAAGAAAAAGCCATATCGTAAGAATTTTAAAGTAGACCACACGCGAGATGGTTTAACGACGCTTCACGAATTTTTAAAGCATTTAAAGGAAGTTACGGGTCAAGATCCAGCAATTGTTTTGGAGGCAACGGGACATTATCATGCGCCTGTTGTTCAATTTCTGGAGGAGCATAATTATTTATTAATCATTGTAAATCCATTGGTTTCTTTTAGAGCGAAAAGCTCTAATTTACGAAAGGTGAAAACTGATGCAGTTGATGCTTATCTTCTTTGTGAACTTTACTATAAGGAAGATTTAGAGCCTTATAAAAAGCGAGGAGTTCAACTTTTAAACCTTCGTAATTTAACTCGGCAACATGAAAATATTACTGGGAACTTTATTCAAACAAAGTTACAGTTCCAAGCTGTATTGGAACAAGTATTTCCTGAATACAAAGGGGTTTTTGGTGAGCTATATTCTTTTGTTTCTTTACGGATCCTCAAAGAATATAAGTCCTCGGAAGATATTTTAAGGACTAGTGAAGACAGACTGGCAAATCGAATAGCTGATTTATGTACAAGTCGTTCTGAAAAGTGGGCTTATGAAAAAGCACAAACTCTGAAAGCAGCAGCTGCTCGTAATCCTTTTAAAAAGACACTGTATCAAAGTCACCTATTAAGTATGGGAATGTATATTGATATGCTTCTTCAATTTAAAGAGCATCTATCAAAGTTAGATGCAGAGATAGATACTCTAGCTAAAGAAATTGAAGAATATAAGATTATTAAATCTATCCCTGGTATCGGAGAAAAGATCGCTGCCACGATTATTTCTGAAATTGGGGAAATAGATCGATTTAATCACCCTAAAAAGCTTGTGGCTTTTGCCGGTGTTGATCCAAGTGTGTTTGAATCAGGTCGCTTTACAGCCAGTAATAATCGCATTACTAAAAGAGGTTCTAGTCGCTTAAGGCACGCTTTATATCTGGCTGTCTGTTGTGCGATTAGAGACAAACGGAAAAAGAAAACAACCGATGAAATACTCCCTAGAAATAAGAAATTGAGAGAATTTTACGATAAGAAACGAAACGAAGGTAAACCTTTTAGAGTAGCAGTCATCGCTTGTGTTAATAAGCTTTTACATTGGATCTATGCTCTTTTAAAAAGCAGAACTAACTTCCAAGAAATAGCTTGA
- a CDS encoding SMI1/KNR4 family protein, whose protein sequence is MYEIELKQLIESRSVHRLKGTSEVKVKEIEDKLNVTLPESYKWLLKEYGSVSFDGMDIDGVGLNDVHISLANTEDWQDYGIPGGYVVIFEPGADWVYCLDTENHKQGECPIVAWYQGQEIGDKEADNLYEFIIQGLDS, encoded by the coding sequence TTGTACGAAATTGAACTAAAACAACTTATAGAGTCTAGAAGTGTTCATAGGTTAAAAGGTACATCTGAAGTTAAAGTGAAAGAAATAGAGGATAAATTAAATGTCACTTTACCTGAAAGTTATAAATGGTTATTAAAGGAGTATGGTTCAGTTAGCTTTGATGGTATGGATATTGATGGGGTTGGTTTAAACGATGTTCATATCAGTTTAGCTAATACAGAAGATTGGCAAGACTACGGTATTCCAGGTGGATATGTTGTCATATTCGAACCCGGAGCTGATTGGGTTTATTGTTTGGATACAGAAAACCACAAGCAGGGGGAATGTCCAATAGTGGCTTGGTACCAGGGCCAAGAAATTGGTGATAAAGAAGCAGATAACTTATATGAATTTATAATACAGGGACTAGATTCCTAA
- a CDS encoding DUF4440 domain-containing protein yields the protein MEQTILDEFKKFLVEYRASWNSSNSERMSAHQSKDLEVRWANPDAVVSDWGNEEAKQGWVQAYKQYQGRNPKWIFEDVLIDINKQKEGVAVFWVRFKLDGEMTDVKLLFVETFRKENNEWKKIREYVENSFTN from the coding sequence ATGGAACAAACAATATTAGATGAGTTTAAAAAGTTTTTAGTAGAGTACAGGGCATCTTGGAATAGTTCAAATTCAGAAAGGATGTCAGCACATCAATCAAAGGATTTAGAAGTTAGATGGGCTAATCCTGATGCAGTTGTTTCAGATTGGGGCAACGAAGAGGCTAAACAAGGTTGGGTTCAAGCGTACAAGCAGTATCAAGGAAGAAACCCTAAGTGGATATTTGAAGATGTACTGATAGATATCAATAAGCAAAAAGAAGGTGTAGCTGTATTTTGGGTGAGGTTTAAACTTGATGGAGAAATGACTGATGTAAAATTACTTTTTGTAGAAACTTTCCGTAAAGAAAATAATGAATGGAAGAAAATTAGAGAGTACGTTGAAAATAGCTTTACTAACTAG
- a CDS encoding aminoglycoside adenylyltransferase domain-containing protein, whose translation MKEFIFNLQKEITKIINDDLVGFYIHGSLAMGGFNPNSSDIDVLVVTENSITVQTKRELAKLFVKHSNSPYPVEISFLNKDQLKDWKHPCPFDFHYSEFWRERYEKDLLRETHIYLNGEINTDPDLAAHITLTNNKGICIVGKPIVEAFPLIPRTDYISSILGDFKDCIENIEEDPIYCTLNLIRVFWYLKEGVICSKQEAGNWGISTFPEEFSITVKKVAECYAGHKHTYDLEKDDLVLLGNYISDNVQNLLKS comes from the coding sequence TTGAAAGAATTTATTTTTAATCTTCAAAAAGAGATTACCAAAATAATAAATGATGATTTGGTTGGTTTTTATATACACGGTTCTTTGGCGATGGGAGGGTTTAACCCGAACAGCAGTGATATTGATGTGTTGGTTGTCACGGAAAACTCTATAACAGTTCAAACAAAAAGGGAATTAGCTAAGCTCTTTGTAAAGCATTCTAATTCTCCATATCCAGTCGAAATTAGTTTTTTAAATAAAGATCAACTAAAAGACTGGAAACACCCATGTCCTTTTGATTTTCATTATAGTGAGTTTTGGAGAGAACGGTATGAAAAAGATTTGTTAAGAGAAACACACATTTATTTAAATGGAGAGATTAACACTGATCCAGATTTAGCAGCCCATATAACTCTAACTAATAATAAAGGGATTTGTATTGTAGGCAAACCAATTGTTGAAGCTTTTCCTTTAATTCCACGCACAGATTATATCTCTTCAATATTAGGAGATTTTAAGGACTGTATAGAAAATATCGAAGAAGATCCCATTTATTGTACCCTCAATTTAATTAGAGTGTTTTGGTACCTAAAAGAAGGTGTAATTTGTTCGAAGCAAGAAGCTGGTAACTGGGGAATATCAACATTCCCCGAAGAGTTTAGTATTACTGTTAAAAAAGTAGCTGAATGTTATGCGGGTCATAAACATACTTATGACTTAGAAAAAGATGATCTCGTATTGTTAGGAAACTATATTTCGGATAATGTTCAGAACTTATTAAAGAGTTGA
- a CDS encoding helix-turn-helix transcriptional regulator, whose product MFRTTKNIYRALADSTRREILNLLSKGEQTQSDIVKEFNISQPAINKQLKILKEEGFIHVRKSGRYRYYSLERETFEVAYRQMVGEIGTMLDQTLMDLKHYVENKEEDDD is encoded by the coding sequence GTGTTTAGAACGACCAAGAATATTTACCGTGCTCTAGCGGATTCAACAAGACGAGAAATCCTTAATCTTTTATCAAAAGGAGAACAGACACAATCAGATATTGTGAAAGAATTTAATATTTCGCAACCTGCTATTAATAAACAACTCAAAATCCTTAAAGAAGAAGGATTTATACATGTAAGGAAATCGGGACGATACCGTTATTATTCTTTAGAAAGGGAGACATTTGAAGTTGCTTATCGCCAGATGGTTGGTGAAATCGGTACAATGTTAGATCAAACATTGATGGACTTAAAACATTATGTAGAAAATAAGGAGGAAGATGATGATTAA
- a CDS encoding abortive infection family protein, with product MVSERTLHVFYDLLTEYSTLNKIETLFESEGIYQQNEYTSKMSGSRRSLADTYVASLNLMNPNDLRKLFNVFEMFFIEVGIHHNVWGDKRLDQFFKLLERDGYLFSGDKIKYINSTFIPSEIEEYTNQYSIEHVETDWQRALNQSKSDPEDAITSTLSMIESTLKWILDEKGEEYKKGDSLSQLYKQVSHILNMAPDQHSEGIFKKILGSINGVVTGLGSLRNEFSDSHGKGIKNAKPSERHAKFAINLSGTMCIYLIESFQKE from the coding sequence ATGGTTAGTGAACGGACGTTACATGTTTTCTACGATTTGTTGACTGAATATAGCACTCTAAACAAAATTGAAACATTATTTGAAAGTGAAGGGATATATCAACAAAATGAATACACTAGCAAAATGAGTGGGAGTAGAAGGTCACTTGCGGATACATACGTTGCATCTTTAAACTTAATGAACCCCAATGACTTACGAAAACTTTTTAACGTTTTTGAGATGTTCTTTATTGAAGTAGGTATTCACCATAATGTTTGGGGAGATAAAAGGTTGGATCAGTTTTTTAAATTACTTGAACGTGATGGATATTTATTTTCTGGTGACAAAATTAAATATATCAATTCTACATTCATTCCAAGTGAAATAGAAGAGTACACAAATCAATATAGCATCGAGCATGTGGAGACGGATTGGCAACGTGCTCTAAATCAATCAAAGTCAGATCCTGAAGACGCAATTACATCTACATTATCCATGATTGAGAGCACTTTGAAATGGATACTTGATGAGAAAGGTGAGGAGTACAAAAAGGGAGATAGTTTAAGTCAATTGTATAAACAGGTCTCTCATATATTGAACATGGCTCCCGATCAACACAGTGAAGGCATATTTAAGAAAATCCTTGGCTCAATAAATGGGGTTGTCACGGGACTTGGTTCCTTACGAAATGAGTTTAGCGATTCACACGGTAAAGGTATTAAGAATGCAAAACCTAGTGAGAGACATGCTAAGTTTGCTATTAATTTGAGCGGAACCATGTGCATTTATTTGATAGAGAGTTTTCAAAAAGAGTAA
- a CDS encoding GrpB family protein, whose product MVDFDERWVEQFNSIKQVISRCIGQLILDVEHVGSTSVKGLPAMPILDFLIRQRES is encoded by the coding sequence GTGGTTGATTTCGATGAAAGGTGGGTCGAACAATTTAACTCAATAAAACAAGTTATAAGTAGATGTATAGGGCAGTTGATTTTAGATGTTGAACACGTTGGAAGTACTTCAGTTAAAGGCCTCCCGGCAATGCCCATTTTGGATTTCCTGATAAGACAGCGCGAAAGTTGA
- a CDS encoding tyrosine-type recombinase/integrase: MEKALFEFMFSTGCRIGEIVNLDRDSINWGSNSAIVKGKGKRSLF; this comes from the coding sequence ATGGAAAAAGCCTTATTTGAATTTATGTTTTCAACTGGTTGTCGTATAGGAGAAATTGTAAACCTTGATCGTGATAGCATTAACTGGGGAAGTAATTCAGCAATTGTTAAAGGGAAGGGAAAGAGAAGTTTATTTTAA
- a CDS encoding S41 family peptidase, protein MSKLEEDLVFETKQGPKKVIILSDVYCGSSGDSFVETCKYSSKVTVIGRPTLGMNDYANVAFKEWDNKFQLMYPTSKSSRVDEGNGMSGVGIQPNVYLPWTPSHLEQDIDLNIAIEDCFKERV, encoded by the coding sequence TTGTCAAAATTAGAAGAGGATCTCGTCTTTGAAACGAAACAAGGACCTAAGAAAGTTATAATCTTATCAGATGTTTACTGTGGAAGTTCAGGGGATTCATTTGTTGAAACATGTAAGTATTCTTCAAAGGTAACTGTAATAGGGCGACCTACGTTAGGAATGAATGATTACGCAAATGTTGCTTTCAAAGAATGGGATAATAAATTTCAACTTATGTACCCTACATCAAAGTCATCTCGTGTTGATGAAGGAAATGGGATGAGCGGAGTAGGGATACAACCTAATGTCTATTTACCGTGGACACCATCGCATTTAGAACAAGATATAGACCTGAATATAGCCATAGAAGATTGCTTCAAAGAGAGGGTATAA